ATTCTGGCCGGCTATATCGAAGCAGGCCTGCTGCCAAAAGATCTGTTGCTGTGCGTCGGTGGAGCCGGCGCTTTGCCCTACTACACGGGCTGGCCGACGCTGGATTTTCGCGGACTCAACGATCCTCATATCGCGCGTTCACAGTTGACCCGACGCGGGGCCATCGCACATGAGCATTTTGCAGACGAGAACTACTTGCGGGAACGAGGCGTCGCGATCTTCGACTCCCTCAACCAACTCGTCCACGAGGGCGACGTTTCGCATTTCGCCAACCGCGCAGCACTGAGAGGAGACCAGCACTGGAAGCTGCGCGCGGTGCGCCTGGGCAAGCACTCGATGGTCTTCAGCACGCTGCTGCCAGAAGCCGAGTTTCGCACTCTTTTCCAGCACGTCGAAGTCTTGTTCTGAGCCGTTTTGTCCTGAGCCGTTTTTTTTTGCGGGCGAAGAGTGCGGCGGCGCTACTCGAGCCCAAACATCTTCGTCAGTCCGAACCACTTCCCAGCGGTAAAACCACCATCCACTGCGATGGCCTGCCCGGTGACGAACGACGAATCGTCCGAGGCCAGGAAGAATGCCGCGCCAGCGATCTCCTCGGGCTGTCCGAACCGGCCCAGCTTGTGTTGCTGGCGCACGCGTTCCTTGAAATCCGCCATGGCCTCTTCATCGAGCACCGATTGCAGCAGCGGCGTCTCGATGAAGCCGGGACAGATGGCATTGACCCGGATACCGATTCTGCCGTAGTCGATCGCCATGTTCTTCATCAGCAGCACCACGCCGCCCTTTGAGGCGTTGTAGGTGCTGCCACCCTCCATGGCTTCGAGTCCCTCGACGCTCGCGATCGTAATGATGCTGCCCGAGCGCTGTTTGATCATGGTGGGCAGGACGGCTTTGGCGCTCAAGAACGTGCCCTTGAGATTGACGTCCTGCACCCGATCCCAATCTTCTTCGGAAATCATATGAACCGGGCCGCCCCCCGCAATGCCCGCCGCCGTAACCAGCACATCAATGCGCCCGAACTGTTCAACGCACTCCTGCACCAGCGTCTCCTGGGCCGCGGCGTCGCGCACGTCTCCGATGCGAAACAGAGAGCCGGGAGCCGCCTTCTCGACGTCACTCCAACTGTCGGATTCCTGCAGGTCGTAGCCCACCACCGTGGCTCGTTCTTCGGCGTACCGTTTCGCAATAGCCAGACCGATGCCAGACCCGGCTCCGGTGATG
This DNA window, taken from Myxococcales bacterium, encodes the following:
- a CDS encoding SDR family oxidoreductase is translated as MGRLEGRVALITGAGSGIGLAIAKRYAEERATVVGYDLQESDSWSDVEKAAPGSLFRIGDVRDAAAQETLVQECVEQFGRIDVLVTAAGIAGGGPVHMISEEDWDRVQDVNLKGTFLSAKAVLPTMIKQRSGSIITIASVEGLEAMEGGSTYNASKGGVVLLMKNMAIDYGRIGIRVNAICPGFIETPLLQSVLDEEAMADFKERVRQQHKLGRFGQPEEIAGAAFFLASDDSSFVTGQAIAVDGGFTAGKWFGLTKMFGLE